One window of the Gavia stellata isolate bGavSte3 chromosome 41, bGavSte3.hap2, whole genome shotgun sequence genome contains the following:
- the MARK4 gene encoding LOW QUALITY PROTEIN: MAP/microtubule affinity-regulating kinase 4 (The sequence of the model RefSeq protein was modified relative to this genomic sequence to represent the inferred CDS: deleted 1 base in 1 codon), producing MSSRSALAAGNERNADTLAGLGGSRSEKGSAWSSRSLGARCRNSIASCPEEQPHIGNYRLLRTIGKGNFAKVKLARHILTGREVAIKIIDKTQLNPTSLQKLFREVRIMKGLNHPNIVKLFEVIETEKTLYLVMEYASAGEVFDYLVSHGRMKEKEARAKFRQIVSAVHYCHQKNIVHRDLKAENLLLDADANIKIADFGFSNEFTLGSKLDTFCGSPPYAAPELFQGKKYDGPEVDIWSLGVILYTLVSGSLPFDGHNLKELRERVLRGKYRVPFYMSTDCENILRRFLVLNPAKRCTLEQIMKDKWINIGYEGDELKPYKEPEEDFGDAKRIEVMVGMGYTREEIKESLSNQKYNEVTATYLLLGRKNEAGESRTGSSLSLARVRAPSETANGTGKTSSHSKSQRGATTYHRQRRHSDFCGPSPVPMHPKRSPTSAGDTELKEERMPTRKASCSVVGSGRGMPPSSPMVSSANNPNKSEIPDRHKDGAINTNNLPSSVMARRNTYVCTERPGTDRHSLLQNGKENSSVASRVPPASPSSHSIAAASSERARLARGTTVRSTFHGGQVRDRRTGGGPNGPPASPTLAPEASPLPQSRSRATSNLFSKLTSKLTRRVTLDPSKRQSSNRCVSGTPTPPGAKIRSQTNLRESGDLRSQVAIYLGIKRKPNPGCSDAPGM from the exons ATGTCTTCGCGCTCCGCCCTGGCGGCGGGGAACGAGCGGAACGCGGACACG ctcGCGGGCCTGGGGGGCAGCCGCTCGGAGAAGGGCTCGGCCTGGTCCAGCCGCTCACTGGGCGCCCGCTGCCGCAACTCCATCGCCTCCTGCCCCGAGGAGCAGCCCCACATCGGCAACTACCGCCTGCTGCGCACCATCGGCAAGGGCAACTTCGCCAAGGTCAAGCTGGCCCGGCACATCCTCACCGGCCGCGAG GTGGCCATAAAAATCATCGACAAGACGCAGCTGAACCCCACCAGCCTCcagaag CTCTTCCGGGAAGTTCGCATCATGAAGGGTCTGAACCACCCCAACATTG TGAAACTGTTTGAGGTCATTGAGACAGAGAAGACGCTGTACCTGGTGATGGAGTATGCCAGCGCTG GTGAAGTGTTCGACTACCTCGTGTCCCACGGGAGGatgaaggagaaggaggcacGGGCCAAGTTCAGACAg ATCGTCTCGGCTGTGCACTACTGCCACCAGAAAAACATCGTCCACCGGGACCTCAAG gcagagaacCTGCTGCTGGATGCCGACGCCAACATCAAGATCGCTGACTTCGGGTTCAGCAACGAGTTCACGCTGGGCTCCAAGCTGGACACCTTCTGTGGGTCCCCCCCCTACGCCGCCCCCGAGCTCTTCCAGGGCAAGAAGTACGACGGTCCTGAGGTCGACATCTGGAGCCTGGGCGTCATCCTCTACACCCTGGTCAGCGGCTCCCTGCCCTTCGACGGCCACAACCTCAAG GAGCTGCGGGAGCGGGTGCTGCGGGGCAAGTATCGGGTGCCCTTTTACATGTCGACTGACTGTGAGAACATCCTGCGCCGGTTCCTGGTCCTGAACCCGGCCAAGCGCTGCACCCTTGAG CAAATCATGAAGGACAAGTGGATCAACATCGGCTACGAGGGTGACGAGCTGAAGCCCTACAAGGAGCCTGAGGAGGACTTTGGGGATGCCAAGCGCATCG AGGTGATGGTGGGTATGGGCTACACCCGGGAGGAGATCAAGGAGTCCCTGAGCAACCAGAAGTACAACGAGGTGACAGCCACCTACCTCCTGCTGGGCAGGAAGAACGAG GCAGGCGAGTCGCGTACAGGCAGCAGCCTCTCCCTGGCCCGGGTGCGGGCACCCAGCGAGACGGCCAACGGCACCGGCAAGACGTCCTCGCACAGCAAGAGCCAGCGCGGTGCCACCACCTACCACCGGCAGCGGCGGCACAGTGACTTCT GCGGCCCCTCGCCAGTGCCCATGCACCCCAAGCGCAGCCCCACCAGCGCGGGAGATACGGAGCTGAAGGAGGAGCGCATGCCCACCCGCAAGGCCAGCTGCAGCGTGGTGGGCAGCGGGCGCGGGATGCCCCCCTCCAGCCCTATGGTCAGCAGCGCCAACAACCCCAACAAGTCCGAGATCCCGGACCGGCACAAGGACGGTGCCATCAACACG AACAACCTCCCCTCAAGTGTGATGGCGCGCAGGAACACCTATGTCTGCACCGAGCGC CCGGGCACTGACCGCCATTCGCTGCTGCAGAACGGCAAGGAGAACAG CTCCGTCGCCAGCCGGGTGCCCCCGGCATCACCCTCCAGCCACAGCATCGCCGCCGCCTCCTCAGAGCGGGCCCGCCTGGCGCGGGGCACCACCGTCCGCAGCACCTTCCACGGCGGGCAAGTGCGGGATCGGCGAACGGGAGGGGGTCCCAATgggccccccgcctccccgaCGCTGGCACCCGAGGCCTCGCCGCTGCCCCAGAGCCGCTCGCGGGCCACCTCCAACCTCTTCAGCAAGCTGACCTCCAAGCTGACCCGCAG GGTCACTCTTGACCCCTCTAAGCGGCAGAGCTCTAATAGGTGCGTCTCGGGCACCCCCACGCCTCCAGGAGCCAAAATCA ggtcGCAGACGAACCTGAGAGAATCGGGGGACCTGCGCTCACAAG TTGCCATCTACCTTGGGATCAAAAGGAAGCCGAACCCCGGCTGCTCCGATGCCCCTGGCATGTGA
- the DLL3 gene encoding delta-like protein 3: MAALLLAALLALLCPPPVQPAGVLELRVLSARGGPGGPCGGPPSCRLVFRLCLRPPGGVGCSLGVTHSPPGPPPAPGAPRILRLPFAFPWPGTISLVIESWRLEEAKGSGGPQDRLLGRVVARQHLSPGGPWRGGAGGGLRFGTRLRCRPPARGPRCAPRCPPCARRCPLTTACRPPNRCWPHCCAHRGCREACAPPGTDGSACTNGGTCMGHGSESPVTRCDTPGPGRPPAAPAAVEAPVAPAAVPAAPAVALGAPAAAPAAPAVALEAPVVVPVASAAAPEAPAVAPAAPATAPEAPVSSALLPAAGQLAIPEPLPEVPPSPCALGPCFNGGACAPAPAPGAGYTCRCPPGFRGSNCERRADRCADHLCLHGGQCRDLGRGAICKCRPGFSGRRCERNADDCTPNPCANGGTCQDGANTFTCSCTLGYAGADCRRRADACASGPCLNGATCYTHFSGHVCACPPGFMGSRCEEEVGGPPPAPQRRPPAPLALACALPLALLGPGVGLALAARRRRRLPGESSRVAETGGAPGANPPGRERRLPRASATRV, from the exons GTGCAGCCGGCCGGGGTGCTGGAGCTGCGGGTGCTGTCAGCCCGGGGAGGTCCAGGGGGACCGTGTGGGGGTCCCCCTTCCTGTCGCCTCGTCTTTCGCCTCTGTCTGCGGCCCCCCGGGGGGGTCGGCTGCAGCCTGGGGgtcacccacagcccccccggacccccccctgccccgggggcCCCCCGCATCCTCCGCCTGCCCTTTGCTTTTCCCTGGCCG ggcactATTTCCCTCGTCATCGAGTCATGGCGGCTGGAGGAGGCCAAAGGCTCTGGGG GGCCCCAGGACCGGCTCTTGGGGCGTGTGGTGGCCCGGCAGCACCTCTCCCCTGGGGGTCCCTGGCGgggtggggccggggggggtcTGCGCTTCGGCACCCGCCTGCGCtgccgccccccggcccgcggcccccgctgtgctccccgctgccccccctgcgcccgccgctgccccctCACCACCGCCTGTCGCCCCCCAAACCGCTGCTGGCCCCACTGCTGTGCCCACC GTGGGTGCCGGGAGGCCTGCGCCCCGCCTGGCACCGATGGCAGTGCCTGCACCAACGGGGGCACCTGCATG GGTCATGGGAGCGAATCCCCGGTGACGCGCTGTGACACCCCTGGCCCCGGACGGCCAccggcagcaccagcagcagtgGAGGCCCCAGTAGCACCGGCAGCAGTGCCGGCAGCACCGGCTGTGGCCCTGGGAGCAccggcagcagcaccagcagcaccgGCGGTGGCCCTGGAAGCGCCAGTGGTGGTACCGGTGGCATCAGCAGCGGCCCCAGAAGCGCCAGCGGTGGCACCGGCAGCACCAGCAACGGCCCCTGAAGCACCAGTGTCGTCGGCATTGCTGCCGGCCGCAGGGCAGTTGGCGATACCGGAGCCTCTCCCGGAGGTGCCGCCATCCCCGTGTGCCCTCGGTCCCTGCTTCAATGGCGGCGCCTgtgcccccgccccggcccccggtGCCGGCTACACCTGCCGCTGCCCCCCCGGCTTCCGCGGCTCCAACTGCGAGCGCCGTGCCGACCGCTGCGCTGACCACCTCTGCCTGCACG GTGGCCAGTGCCGGGACTTGGGTCGCGGTGCCATTTGCAAATGCCGGCCGGGTTTTTCGGGGCGCCGGTGCGAACGCAACGCCGACGACTGTACCCCCAACCCCTGCGCCAACGGGGGCACCTGCCAGGACGGCGCCAACACCTtcacctgctcctgcaccctCGGCTATGCCGGCGCCGATTGCCGACGCCGCGCCGACGCCTGCGCCTCCGGCCCCTGCCTGAACGGTGCCACCTGCTACACCCACTTCTCCGGCCACGTCTGCGCCTGCCCCCCCGGGTTTATGGGGTCCCGGTGCGAGGAGGAGGTtggggggccccccccggccccccagcgccgcccccccgcgcccctcgcCCTTGCCTGCGCCCTCCCCCTCGCCCTGCTGGGCCCCGGCGTGGGGCTGGCGCTGGCAGcgcggcggcgccggcggcTGCCGGGGGAGAG cagccGCGTGGCGGAGACAGGGGGGGCCCCCGGCGCAAACCCCCCGGGGAGGGAGCGGCGGCTGCCGCGTGCCTCCGCCACCCGG gTGTGA
- the ERCC2 gene encoding LOW QUALITY PROTEIN: general transcription and DNA repair factor IIH helicase subunit XPD (The sequence of the model RefSeq protein was modified relative to this genomic sequence to represent the inferred CDS: inserted 1 base in 1 codon), which yields MKLNIDGLLVYFPYDYIYPEQFSYMLELKRTLDAKGHGVLEMPSGTGKTVSLLSLIVAYQRARPLDVTKLIYCSRTVPEIEKVIEELRKLMDFYEKELGEKVPFLGLALSSRKNLCIHPEVSSLRFGKEVDSRCLSLTASYVRAQHQRDGSLPACRFFEEFDTHGREVPIPYGIYNLDDLKAHGRQKGWCPYFLARYSILHANIVVYSYHYLLDPKIADLVSKELAKKSVVVFDEAHNIDNVCIDSMGVNITRRTLDRCQANVATLQATIQKIKETDARRLAEEYRRLVEGLREASTARETDLYLANPVLPDEILQEGRGHGLARVAGEQVSKGVANDGWAWPVGVPILTRDPAPPAALNSLEGEFKGRYYPLKAMTEQEQQQLIDDHFLFDKPXSPLLLASGMARDWPDARGIWHNDNKTFLVWVNEEDHLRVISMEKGGNMKEVFRRFCVGLKKIEEIFKKAGHPFMWTEHLGYILTCPSNLGTGLRGGVHVRLPKLSQHPKFEEILKRLRLQKRGTGGVDTAAVGAVFDISNADRLGFSEVEQVQMVVDGVKLMVEMEKKLEQNQPIDDMIPAQK from the exons ATGAA GCTCAACATCGATGGGCTCCTGGTCTACTTCCCCTACGACTACATCTACCCCGAGCAGTTCTCCTACATGCTGGAGCTCAAGAGGACCTTAGACGCCAAG GGCCACGGCGTGCTGGAGATGCCCTCGGGGACTGGGAAGACCGTCTCGCTGCTGTCGCTCATCGTCGCCTATCAGCGG GCCCGGCCGCTGGATGTCACCAAACTCATCTACTGCTCCCGCACAGTGCCGGAGATTGAGAAG GTCATCGAGGAGCTGCGGAAGCTGATGGATTTCTACGAGAaggagctgggggagaaggTGCCATTCCTGGGGCTGGCGCTGAGCTCCAGGAAGAACCTCTGCATCCACCCTGAG GTGTCCTCGCTGCGCTTCGGGAAGGAGGTGGACAGCCGGTGCCTGAGCCTGACGGCCTCCTACGTGCGGGCGCAGCACCAGCGCGATGgatccctgcctgcctgccgcTTCTTCGAG GAGTTCGACACCCATGGGCGCGAGGTGCCCATCCCCTACGGCATCTATAACCTGGACGACCTGAAGGCCCACGGCCGCCAGAAGGGCTGGTGCCCCTATTTCCTCGCCCGCTACTCG ATCCTCCACGCCAACATCGTCGTCTACAGCTACCACTACCTGCTGGATCCCAAAATCGCCGACCTGGTGTCCAAGGAGCTGGCCAAGAAGTCGGTCGTGGTCTTCGACGAAGCCCACAACATTG ACAACGTCTGCATTGACTCCATGGGGGTGAACATCACACGCCGGACGCTGGACCGCTGCCAGGCCAACGTGGCCACGCTCCAGGCCACCATCCAAAA GATCAAGGAGACGGACGCGCGGCGGCTGGCGGAGGAGTACCGGCGCCTGGTGGAGGGGCTGCGGGAGGCCAGCACGGCGCGGGAGACCGACCTCTACCTCGCCAACCCCGTGCTGCCGGATGAGATCCTGCAGG AGGGCCGTGGCCATGGCCTGGCACGTGTGGCAGGGGAGCAGGTGTCGAAGGGCGTGGCTAATGATGGGTGGGCGTGGCCTGTGGGCGTGCCCATTCTCACCCGTGACCCcgcccctcctgcagccctgaaCAGCCTGGAGGGGGAGTTCAAGGGCCGGTACTACCCGCTGAAGGCCATGacggagcaggagcagcagcagctcatcGATGACCATTTCCTCTTCGACAAAC TCTCGCCCCTGCTGCTGGCCTCGGGCATGGCCCGCGACTGGCCCGATGCCCGCGGCATCTG gcacaATGACAATAAGACCTTCCTGGTATGGGTGAACGAAGAGGACCACCTCCGTGTCATCTCCATGGAGAAGGGGGGGAACATGAAGGAGGTGTTCAGACGCTTCTGCGTCGGCCTCAAGAAG aTCGAAGAGATCTTCAAGAAGGCAGGCCACCCCTTCATGTGGACGGAGCACCTGGGCTACATCCTGACCTGTCCCTCCAACCTGGGgacggggctgcgggggggtgTCCATGTCCGCCTGCCCAAGCTCAGCCAGCACCCCAAGTTTGAGGAGATCCTCAAGCGCCTCCGCCTCCAGAAGCGTGGCACAG gtggggtggaCACGGCGGCTGTGGGCGCCGTCTTCGACATCTCCAACGCCGACCGCCTGGGCTTCTCAGAGGTGGAGCAGGTGCAGATGGTGGTGGATGGGGTGAAGCTGATGGTGGAGATGGAGAAGAAGCTGGAGCAGAACCAGCCCATCGATGACATGATCCCTGCTCAAAAATAG